One Methylobacterium oryzae DNA window includes the following coding sequences:
- a CDS encoding YceI family protein has protein sequence MKSILASGLLALLVAAPVATPALAQTPPTRDPAQIQAGTYAVDPGHTQVGWRVSHMGFSNYAGGFSDVSGTLELQPKNPAAAKLSVKIPVASVTTTSAKLTDELKGDQWLDAAKFPDMTFVSTKVVPAGKDHAKVTGDLTLHGVTKPVTLDVTLVGAGVNPLSKKYTVGFEATGTLKRSEFGVKTYVPLIGDELHLTIAGAFEKQD, from the coding sequence TTGAAGTCGATTCTCGCCTCCGGCCTGCTGGCCCTGCTGGTCGCCGCCCCGGTCGCCACCCCCGCGCTGGCCCAGACCCCACCGACCCGCGACCCGGCGCAGATCCAGGCCGGCACCTACGCGGTCGATCCCGGCCACACCCAGGTCGGCTGGCGCGTCTCCCACATGGGCTTCTCGAACTACGCCGGCGGCTTCTCGGACGTGTCCGGCACGCTGGAGCTGCAGCCGAAGAACCCGGCCGCCGCCAAGCTCTCGGTGAAGATCCCGGTCGCCTCGGTGACGACGACCAGCGCCAAGCTCACCGACGAACTCAAGGGCGACCAGTGGCTCGACGCCGCCAAGTTCCCCGACATGACCTTCGTGTCCACCAAGGTCGTGCCGGCCGGCAAGGACCACGCGAAGGTGACGGGCGACCTGACGCTCCACGGCGTGACCAAGCCGGTGACCCTCGACGTCACCCTGGTCGGCGCCGGCGTGAACCCGCTGAGCAAGAAGTACACGGTCGGCTTCGAGGCCACCGGCACGCTCAAGCGCTCCGAGTTCGGGGTGAAGACCTACGTGCCGCTGATCGGCGACGAACTGCACCTCACCATCGCGGGCGCCTTCGAGAAGCAGGACTGA
- a CDS encoding cytochrome b produces MARGVSARRYSAVAILLHWASALGVLVLIGLGLTMTHAALAPLRQFQLYQWHKSVGITVLALTALRVLWRLTHRPPPHPAGMPARERRAAAAAHHLLYLLLVGLPLTGWAVVSLSPFNIPTVLYGIVPWPHLPLAAIVPDPGSAEAVLKRVHALGAWFLAALLAVHVAAALRHHLLLRDDVLRRMLPGRRASTAPNVEPTR; encoded by the coding sequence ATGGCGCGAGGGGTTTCCGCGCGGCGGTACTCCGCCGTGGCGATCCTGCTGCACTGGGCGAGCGCGCTGGGCGTGCTCGTCCTGATCGGCCTCGGCCTGACCATGACGCACGCGGCCCTGGCGCCGCTGCGCCAGTTCCAGCTCTACCAGTGGCACAAGTCGGTCGGGATCACCGTGTTGGCGCTGACGGCCCTGCGGGTCCTCTGGCGCCTGACCCACCGGCCGCCGCCGCACCCGGCCGGGATGCCGGCGCGGGAGCGCCGGGCGGCCGCGGCGGCCCATCACCTGCTGTACCTGCTGCTCGTCGGGCTGCCCCTGACCGGCTGGGCCGTGGTCTCGCTGTCGCCGTTCAACATCCCGACGGTGCTGTACGGGATCGTGCCCTGGCCGCACCTGCCGCTGGCGGCCATCGTCCCTGACCCGGGCTCCGCCGAGGCCGTCCTGAAGCGGGTCCACGCCCTGGGGGCGTGGTTCCTGGCGGCCCTTCTCGCCGTCCACGTGGCGGCGGCCCTGCGCCACCACCTCCTCCTCCGCGACGACGTGCTGCGCCGCATGCTGCCGGGGCGCCGGGCGTCGACTGCCCCCAATGTGGAGCCGACCCGATGA
- a CDS encoding YceI family protein has protein sequence MNARHLCLLAVLQAVTLPAAAADWAVDPARSAIRFSGVQVGVPFTGRFERFKADIDFDPAKPEAGRALVLVDLASARTGDVQRDEALPQKDWFDVRAASEARFEATRFVDKGQGDYAAVGTLTIRGTSRPVTLPFHLTLEGGAAHAAGRVGLVRTEFGVGQGAWASGQWVALDVGVEVDIVATARPASGH, from the coding sequence ATGAACGCGCGTCACCTCTGCCTGCTGGCGGTTCTCCAGGCCGTCACCTTGCCGGCCGCCGCCGCCGATTGGGCGGTGGATCCGGCCAGGAGCGCGATCCGGTTCTCCGGCGTGCAGGTCGGCGTCCCGTTCACCGGGCGGTTCGAGCGGTTCAAGGCCGACATCGATTTCGACCCCGCCAAGCCCGAGGCGGGGCGCGCGCTCGTGCTGGTCGACCTCGCCAGCGCGCGGACCGGGGACGTCCAGCGCGACGAGGCCCTGCCGCAGAAGGACTGGTTCGACGTCAGGGCGGCGAGCGAGGCGCGCTTCGAGGCGACCCGCTTCGTCGACAAGGGGCAGGGCGACTACGCGGCCGTCGGGACTCTGACGATCCGCGGCACGAGCCGGCCGGTGACGCTGCCGTTCCACCTGACCCTCGAGGGCGGCGCGGCGCACGCCGCGGGGCGCGTCGGCCTGGTCCGCACCGAGTTCGGCGTCGGGCAGGGTGCCTGGGCCTCGGGCCAGTGGGTGGCGCTCGACGTCGGGGTCGAGGTCGACATCGTCGCGACGGCGCGGCCGGCCTCCGGCCACTGA